From one Stieleria sp. JC731 genomic stretch:
- a CDS encoding response regulator, whose product MLVLTRRTDDQVTFPEVGISLHFLKVRAGQARIGIDAPKNISIIRGELRSGESIDSDSLPNRFQLQCLPPAARHAIRNDLQQISVGMHLYRELIAAGQIDEAESTFRDIDDALARLNDCQWLKRQKEAEPTKDVSIALVEDDRNERELLAGLLRLKGYRVQGYQDGLSALENMSSTAPPNIILVDMLMPVCDGAQTVRTIRQNHRFDDSAIFVVSGMNPEASELSVGSGGADHWFCKPLNPECLIDAIENRIRTLDN is encoded by the coding sequence ATGTTAGTACTCACACGACGGACCGATGATCAGGTGACTTTTCCAGAGGTGGGCATTAGCCTTCACTTCTTGAAAGTTCGTGCTGGTCAGGCGCGCATAGGGATCGATGCGCCAAAGAACATCTCGATCATTCGAGGTGAATTGCGTTCGGGGGAATCGATCGATTCCGACTCACTTCCGAACCGTTTTCAGTTGCAGTGTCTTCCACCTGCGGCGCGGCATGCCATTCGAAACGATCTACAGCAGATCAGCGTCGGTATGCATCTGTATCGCGAGTTGATCGCGGCTGGGCAAATCGACGAGGCGGAATCAACGTTCCGCGATATCGATGATGCTCTGGCCCGTCTGAATGATTGTCAGTGGCTGAAGCGACAGAAAGAAGCTGAGCCGACCAAAGATGTTTCTATCGCGTTGGTCGAAGACGATCGAAATGAGCGTGAGTTGCTCGCAGGTCTACTGCGGCTGAAAGGCTATCGCGTTCAAGGCTACCAGGACGGTTTGTCCGCACTGGAGAATATGTCGTCCACTGCACCACCAAATATCATTCTGGTGGACATGTTGATGCCTGTTTGTGACGGCGCCCAAACGGTGCGGACGATCCGGCAAAACCATCGGTTTGACGACTCGGCGATTTTCGTTGTCAGTGGCATGAATCCAGAGGCCAGCGAGCTGAGTGTCGGATCAGGTGGCGCGGATCACTGGTTCTGCAAACCGCTGAACCCCGAATGCCTGATCGATGCGATCGAGAATCGCATCCGAACTTTGGATAACTAG
- the fabG gene encoding 3-oxoacyl-[acyl-carrier-protein] reductase: MDMTLKADLSGQVAIVTGASQGLGKAVAVALGMNGATVACLARNADKLADTVKEIEAAGGKAIALSCDVTDREATDAAIKQVAADHGRLDILVNNAGITRDKTMRGMSDDEWDSVIATNLTSCFVCCRAAANVMRRQKYGRIVNMASISGLMGNPGQANYSASKAGMIGMTRTMSKELVNRGVTVNAVAPGFIASEMTDAIPAAILEEVKKTIPAKRVGNPEDVAAAVLFLASKDAGYISGQTIVVDGGMTG, from the coding sequence ATGGATATGACACTGAAAGCCGACCTGTCCGGACAGGTCGCGATCGTGACCGGAGCATCGCAGGGGCTTGGCAAAGCCGTCGCGGTTGCCTTGGGAATGAACGGAGCCACGGTTGCCTGCTTGGCGCGAAACGCTGACAAGCTTGCCGACACCGTCAAGGAGATCGAGGCCGCTGGCGGCAAAGCGATCGCCCTTTCCTGCGACGTGACCGACCGCGAAGCGACTGACGCCGCGATCAAGCAAGTCGCTGCAGATCACGGACGCCTGGACATCCTGGTCAACAACGCCGGCATCACACGCGACAAAACGATGCGTGGAATGAGCGACGATGAGTGGGACAGCGTGATTGCGACCAACCTGACCAGCTGCTTCGTTTGCTGCCGTGCAGCCGCCAACGTGATGCGACGCCAAAAATACGGCCGGATCGTCAACATGGCCAGCATTTCAGGCCTGATGGGCAACCCTGGCCAAGCGAACTACTCCGCCAGCAAAGCGGGAATGATCGGAATGACCCGGACCATGAGCAAAGAACTGGTCAATCGCGGCGTCACCGTCAACGCAGTTGCCCCCGGATTCATCGCCAGCGAGATGACTGACGCGATTCCGGCAGCCATTCTGGAAGAAGTCAAAAAGACGATTCCCGCCAAACGCGTCGGAAATCCCGAAGACGTTGCCGCTGCCGTTCTGTTCCTCGCTTCCAAGGATGCAGGCTACATTTCGGGCCAGACCATCGTTGTCGACGGCGGAATGACCGGCTAA
- a CDS encoding acyl carrier protein, which translates to MATVEERVVDIVAEQLGVEKDKITRETSFVNDLGADSLDTVELVMELEEEFNISIPDEAAEKIQKVGEAVDFIENARGEDA; encoded by the coding sequence ATGGCTACCGTCGAAGAGCGCGTGGTCGACATCGTTGCTGAACAGCTTGGCGTCGAAAAAGACAAAATCACCCGTGAAACCTCTTTCGTAAACGACCTCGGAGCTGACTCGCTCGACACCGTCGAATTGGTGATGGAACTCGAAGAAGAGTTCAACATCAGCATTCCTGACGAAGCCGCCGAAAAGATCCAAAAGGTTGGCGAAGCCGTCGACTTTATCGAAAACGCACGGGGCGAAGACGCGTAA
- the fabF gene encoding beta-ketoacyl-ACP synthase II, producing the protein MMAQESNSSATTPHIYKGERRVVITGVGVVTPLASEVPLFWQRLTAGESGVGKITLVDTTEYKVHFAGEVYDFSLEGITDPREEKRLDRFTQFAVHAGYQAINDSKLDFDSLDRTRCGVILGSGIGGLIEIENQIERMLTKGPSRVSPFTVPKMMVNAAGGNISITYGLKGPNYAVATACASATNAMGDALRSIRLNETDVVITGGSEAALTRMGLAAFQNMKALSMRNDEPTKASRPFDKDRDGFVLGEGSGVLVFEELNHALARGAKIYGEVLGYGTTSDAGHITAPDPEGVGAAAAMTAALADAEVDPTAIDYINAHGTSTPLGDIAETKAIKRVFGDHAYKTTVSSTKSSIGHSLGASGGIEAVILCKTLETQTIAPTINLDNPDPECDLDYTANEAASKPVKIAMSNSFGFGGHNACVVVGKYEG; encoded by the coding sequence ATGATGGCCCAGGAATCCAATTCTTCAGCGACCACCCCGCATATCTACAAAGGCGAACGTCGCGTTGTTATCACCGGTGTCGGTGTCGTCACACCACTTGCCTCAGAAGTGCCCCTGTTTTGGCAGCGGCTTACCGCAGGTGAAAGTGGCGTCGGCAAGATCACCTTGGTCGATACCACCGAATACAAGGTCCATTTTGCTGGCGAAGTTTACGACTTCTCGCTGGAAGGAATCACCGATCCTCGCGAAGAAAAACGGCTCGATCGGTTCACCCAATTCGCCGTCCATGCTGGCTATCAGGCGATCAACGATTCGAAGCTGGACTTCGATTCGCTCGATCGAACTCGCTGTGGTGTCATCCTGGGCAGCGGCATTGGCGGACTGATCGAAATCGAAAACCAAATTGAACGGATGCTGACCAAGGGCCCTTCCCGCGTCAGCCCATTCACCGTTCCCAAAATGATGGTCAACGCCGCCGGCGGGAACATCTCGATCACCTACGGCCTGAAAGGCCCGAACTATGCAGTCGCGACCGCATGTGCGAGTGCGACCAACGCGATGGGTGACGCACTTCGCAGCATTCGCCTGAACGAAACCGATGTCGTCATCACCGGCGGCAGCGAAGCGGCCCTGACCCGTATGGGACTTGCCGCATTCCAAAACATGAAAGCATTGTCGATGCGAAACGACGAGCCTACAAAGGCCAGTCGACCATTCGACAAGGACCGCGATGGCTTCGTCCTCGGCGAAGGCAGCGGCGTGCTGGTGTTCGAAGAACTTAACCACGCCCTAGCACGTGGCGCGAAGATCTATGGTGAAGTCCTTGGCTACGGAACGACCAGTGACGCCGGCCACATCACCGCACCCGATCCAGAAGGCGTCGGGGCAGCCGCCGCGATGACGGCAGCACTTGCCGATGCCGAGGTCGACCCAACAGCGATCGACTACATCAACGCACACGGCACAAGCACCCCACTGGGCGACATCGCTGAAACGAAAGCGATTAAGCGAGTCTTTGGCGATCACGCCTACAAAACCACCGTCAGCAGCACGAAAAGCTCAATCGGTCACTCACTTGGTGCGAGTGGCGGTATCGAAGCAGTCATCCTGTGCAAGACGCTCGAAACGCAAACAATCGCACCGACAATTAACCTGGATAACCCAGACCCAGAATGCGATTTGGATTACACCGCAAATGAAGCGGCTTCCAAGCCTGTGAAAATTGCGATGAGCAACAGCTTTGGCTTCGGCGGCCACAACGCCTGTGTGGTTGTCGGCAAATACGAAGGCTAA
- the fabD gene encoding ACP S-malonyltransferase, translating into MDVDAVGILFPGQGAQSVGMGKWLCENFSIASDLFTRASEVLGYDLADLCHNGPVEKLDQTEFSQPALFTVGIAAAKVLQQEQPERLAKVTAAAGLSLGEYTAVCFAGGLEFEDALKLVQRRGQAMQAAADVVQSGMASVIGMDLETLSALCEEVRQDDEVLRPANLLCPGNIAVSGHITALDRLEPAAVEAKAMKVIRLSVAGAFHTSLMQPAVEKLTEALAEMPITDTQIPVYSNVDAQPHQSADEIRGLLSRQVTEPVQWEASIRRMVDDGIGGFFEAGTGRVLRGTLKRIQRKLPTDGFGDEE; encoded by the coding sequence ATGGACGTCGATGCTGTCGGGATTCTATTTCCCGGACAGGGTGCCCAATCGGTCGGCATGGGCAAATGGCTCTGCGAAAACTTCTCGATTGCGAGCGACCTATTCACCCGCGCTAGCGAAGTGCTTGGCTATGACTTAGCTGACCTTTGCCACAACGGACCGGTCGAAAAACTTGACCAAACCGAATTCAGCCAGCCCGCCCTATTCACGGTCGGAATCGCAGCGGCAAAGGTGCTTCAACAAGAACAGCCAGAGCGGCTTGCGAAAGTCACCGCCGCGGCTGGGCTAAGCCTCGGCGAATACACGGCGGTTTGCTTTGCCGGTGGCCTGGAGTTCGAAGACGCACTGAAGCTCGTTCAGCGACGTGGCCAGGCAATGCAAGCGGCCGCAGATGTTGTCCAGAGCGGCATGGCGAGCGTCATTGGCATGGACCTGGAAACGCTATCGGCACTGTGCGAAGAAGTCCGCCAAGACGACGAAGTGCTCCGCCCTGCAAACCTACTGTGCCCAGGAAACATCGCCGTTTCTGGACACATCACGGCACTTGACCGCCTGGAACCCGCCGCTGTTGAAGCCAAGGCGATGAAAGTCATTCGCCTTAGCGTTGCCGGCGCGTTTCACACCTCGCTGATGCAACCCGCTGTTGAAAAGCTGACCGAAGCCTTGGCGGAAATGCCAATCACGGACACCCAAATCCCGGTTTACAGCAACGTCGACGCACAACCGCACCAGTCAGCTGACGAAATTCGCGGACTGCTCAGCCGCCAAGTGACCGAACCGGTCCAATGGGAAGCCTCCATCCGCCGGATGGTCGACGATGGCATCGGCGGCTTTTTTGAAGCAGGCACCGGACGCGTGCTCCGCGGAACACTGAAACGCATTCAACGAAAGCTTCCGACCGACGGTTTCGGCGACGAAGAATAA